From one Pseudomonadota bacterium genomic stretch:
- a CDS encoding transposase produces the protein MAYLPRYEIICDDACFHVTWQCHNKDWLIQWEWAKSAYYDLLLKYKDKYGIQFYSYNFMDNHPHLTGHLENKEKFSAFFRVVNSQFARIVNKQLKRRGQVVMDRFKSPMIESDEHMLTVMGYADLNQHRARKVSHPRKNQWSSYQYYAYGKADALISPAPSYLDLGKTPLERQNEYRAIVESIMAHRREINISHTHFIGNPEWVLSKYRELCEKLGRKATDARLIRMTSAPG, from the coding sequence ATGGCCTACCTTCCAAGATACGAGATCATTTGCGATGATGCCTGCTTCCACGTCACCTGGCAGTGCCACAACAAGGACTGGCTGATTCAATGGGAGTGGGCCAAAAGCGCGTATTATGACCTTTTACTCAAGTATAAGGATAAGTACGGTATTCAGTTCTACTCCTACAACTTTATGGACAACCACCCCCACCTGACGGGACACCTTGAAAACAAAGAGAAATTCTCAGCCTTCTTCAGGGTCGTGAACAGCCAGTTCGCCAGGATCGTCAACAAGCAGCTCAAGAGACGGGGACAGGTGGTGATGGATCGATTCAAGTCTCCCATGATCGAGTCGGACGAGCACATGCTTACGGTCATGGGCTATGCCGATCTCAATCAACACAGGGCCAGGAAGGTGTCGCATCCCCGAAAGAACCAATGGTCGTCTTACCAGTACTACGCTTATGGCAAGGCCGATGCGCTGATCAGTCCGGCTCCTTCTTATCTTGATCTGGGGAAAACTCCGCTGGAGCGACAGAACGAGTATCGAGCCATCGTCGAGTCAATAATGGCGCATCGGAGGGAAATAAACATCTCCCACACGCACTTTATCGGCAACCCGGAGTGGGTCCTGAGCAAGTATCGCGAGCTCTGTGAAAAACTCGGCAGAAAAGCGACCGATGCGAGACTCATCCGCATGACGAGCGCGCCGGGATAG
- a CDS encoding SIMPL domain-containing protein produces the protein MEKTADRRGAMILAAAIVAAGIAAGGFFAGRGFYMSRMADRVVTVKGLAEQDVRADLAIWTVRFVATSDSLEAAQAKIEKDQGLVLTFLREKGLAEEDMAVGRTEVIDLLAQQYRGEGASQSRYIVKGAVGVRSGKVDLLDATSRATGELVRRGVVLEQEYAEGGTGPKYIFTRLNDVKPAMIVEATANARRAAEQFAKDSKSGLGKIKRAYQGMFMILPRDGNESVSESRYIDKKVRVVSTIDYYLVR, from the coding sequence ATGGAGAAGACGGCGGACAGGCGGGGAGCGATGATTCTTGCCGCGGCCATAGTGGCGGCTGGCATCGCGGCAGGGGGGTTCTTCGCGGGCAGGGGGTTCTACATGAGCAGGATGGCCGACCGGGTAGTGACGGTGAAGGGGCTGGCCGAGCAGGATGTGAGGGCAGACCTCGCCATCTGGACCGTGCGCTTCGTCGCTACCTCCGACTCGCTGGAGGCCGCGCAGGCCAAAATAGAGAAAGATCAGGGGCTGGTCCTCACATTTCTCAGGGAGAAGGGGCTGGCGGAGGAGGATATGGCGGTCGGCAGGACCGAGGTGATCGACCTCCTGGCCCAGCAGTACCGCGGGGAGGGGGCTTCGCAGAGCCGCTACATAGTGAAGGGGGCGGTCGGCGTGCGGAGCGGCAAGGTCGATCTGCTCGACGCGACCAGCAGGGCCACCGGCGAGCTTGTGCGCAGGGGCGTGGTGCTGGAGCAGGAATACGCGGAGGGCGGAACCGGGCCTAAGTACATCTTCACGAGGCTCAACGATGTGAAACCGGCTATGATCGTCGAGGCCACCGCGAACGCGCGGAGAGCCGCCGAGCAGTTCGCCAAGGACTCCAAGAGCGGGCTGGGCAAGATAAAGCGCGCCTACCAGGGGATGTTCATGATACTGCCCCGCGACGGGAACGAGTCGGTCTCCGAATCCAGATACATAGACAAGAAGGTCCGCGTGGTCTCCACAATAGATTACTACCTTGTGAGGTGA
- a CDS encoding DEAD/DEAH box helicase encodes MIENHSFEKLRLAAPIARALAAERYERPTPIQAAAIPHLLAGRDLIGCAQTGTGKTAAFALPILQRLAADRRRAPARSARALVLTPTRELAAQVGESFRTYGRHLGLTHALVFGGVGQTPQVKALSRGVDILVATPGRLLDLMNQGHANLSGVEVFVLDEADRMLDMGFLPDMKRVIAKLPRERQTLLFSATMAPEIQGLAEGMLKDPVKVAVDPPASTVERVEERVHFVDEGNKRALITDLLRSSEIGRALVFTRTKHGANRLVKQLAQSSIEARAIHGNKSQTARTAALADFRAGACRVLVATDIAARGIDVDGISHVINFDIPNEPASYVHRIGRTARAGASGKAISLCAAAERAYLSDIERLLKRPVPVSTDHAYHSPAAARAECAGGTVSPRNRGNPNRGGRSRGRRGSWGRGR; translated from the coding sequence ATGATTGAGAACCATTCGTTCGAGAAATTGAGGCTCGCGGCACCGATCGCGCGGGCCCTGGCGGCGGAGCGCTACGAGCGCCCCACGCCGATCCAGGCGGCGGCGATCCCGCACCTGCTGGCCGGCCGCGACCTCATAGGGTGCGCGCAGACCGGCACCGGCAAGACCGCCGCCTTCGCGCTGCCGATACTTCAGAGGCTGGCGGCCGACCGCAGGAGGGCCCCGGCGCGCAGCGCCAGGGCGCTCGTGCTCACGCCCACGCGCGAGCTGGCCGCACAGGTGGGGGAGAGCTTCCGCACCTACGGCCGCCACCTCGGGCTCACCCACGCCCTGGTCTTCGGCGGGGTGGGGCAGACGCCGCAGGTCAAGGCGCTGTCCCGCGGCGTGGACATACTGGTCGCGACGCCGGGCAGGCTCCTGGACCTCATGAACCAGGGGCACGCGAACCTCTCCGGCGTGGAGGTCTTCGTGCTCGACGAGGCGGACCGGATGCTGGACATGGGATTTCTGCCGGACATGAAGAGGGTGATCGCGAAGCTCCCTAGGGAGCGCCAGACGCTGCTGTTCTCGGCGACGATGGCGCCGGAGATACAGGGGCTGGCGGAGGGGATGCTGAAAGACCCGGTGAAGGTGGCCGTGGACCCGCCGGCGTCCACGGTCGAGAGGGTCGAGGAGCGGGTGCACTTCGTGGACGAGGGGAACAAGCGGGCGCTTATCACCGATCTGCTCAGGTCCTCCGAGATCGGCCGCGCCCTCGTCTTCACGCGCACCAAGCACGGCGCGAACCGCCTGGTGAAGCAGCTTGCCCAGTCGTCGATCGAGGCGCGCGCGATACACGGCAACAAGTCGCAGACCGCGCGCACCGCGGCGCTGGCCGATTTCCGCGCCGGCGCCTGCCGGGTGCTGGTGGCTACCGACATCGCGGCACGCGGGATCGACGTGGACGGCATATCGCACGTGATCAACTTCGACATCCCAAACGAGCCGGCCAGCTACGTGCACCGCATCGGCAGGACGGCGCGCGCCGGGGCGTCGGGCAAGGCCATATCGCTCTGTGCGGCGGCCGAGCGCGCCTACCTGAGCGACATCGAGCGGCTGCTCAAGCGCCCGGTTCCGGTCAGCACGGACCATGCGTATCATTCCCCTGCCGCGGCCAGGGCCGAGTGCGCGGGGGGGACGGTATCGCCCCGCAACCGGGGCAACCCGAACCGGGGCGGCAGGAGCAGAGGCAGGAGAGGAAGCTGGGGTCGAGGCCGCTGA